One Streptomyces sp. CG4 genomic window, CGCGAAGCGCACGGTCTCCCGCACGTGGCGAACCCAGTACTCGGGAGAGCAGAGTTCCTCGGCGGCGGCGACGCGGCCGGTCACGTGAGAAACGACCGGGATCGTGGGGAGCTGGTAGTCGATGACGCTCGCCACCCGGCCGAACTCGGCGAGCATGGGTTCCATGAGCGGGGAGTGGAACGCGTGCGAGACCCGCAGCCGCTTTGTTCTGCGCCCCAGTTGACGGAAGTGGTCCTGGATGCGCAGGACTTCTGTTTGGTCGCCGGAGACGACGACGGCGTCGGGCCCGTTGACGGCGGCGATACTCACCCGCTCGCCGAGCAGCTCGCATGCCTCGTCCTCTGTGGCCTGCAAGGCGACCATTGCGCCGTCGGCGGGCAGTGCCTGCATGAGGCGCCCGCGCGCGGCGACCAGGGTAGCGGCGTCCTCGAGGGACAGTACGCCGGCGACATGCGCGGCACTCAGCTCGCCCAGGGAGTGTCCGGCCACGAAGTCGGGACGCAGGCCCCACGACTCCACCAACCGGAACAGGGCGACCTCGAGAGCGAACAGCGCGCTCTGCGCGTACGCCGTCCGATCGAGGAGCGCGGCATCCTCGGAACCCTCGGGCGCGAACATCACGTGCCACAGGGAACGTTCGAGCTGAAGGTCCAGGTGGCCGATGGCGGCGTCCAGCGCCTGCGCGAACACCGGATAGGTCTCGTACAGCGCGCTTGCCATGGCGGGGAACTGGCTGCCCTGGCCGGTGAAGAGCAGGGCGAGCCGGCCGGAGTTCGCCGTCCCCCGGGTGACCGCTCGGTCGGTGATGTCGTCGGCGACGGCGGTCAGGGCGCGCACCAGCTCGTCGCGGCTCTCGGTCACGACGGCGACGCGATGCCGATGCACGGCCCGCGTGGTGGCCAGGGCCCTGCCGAGCGCGGCCGGAGTGATCTCGTCACGTTCGCGCAGCAGGTCCGCCAGCAGGCCGGCCTGGACACGCAGGGCATTCTCGCTGCGTGCCGACAACGCCAAGGATGACCAGGCACCGTCGGAGACGGTGTGCCCGGGGCCGTCGGTGGTCTCCTCGGGATCCTGGGGCGGCTCCTCCAGGATGACGTGCGCGTTGGTGCCACTGACGCCGAAGGAGGAGACACCGGCTCGGCGAGGACCGGACTCGCTGTGCCACGGCAGCTCTTCGGTGAGCAGCCGGACAGTCCCCGCCGACCAGTCGACGTTGGGCGAAGGCCTGTCCACATGCAGGGTGCGGGGCATGATCCCGGCCCGCATCGCCATGATCACCTTGATCACTCCGGCCGCCCCTGCGGCGGCCTGAGTGTGGCCGATGTTCGACTTCACCGAGCCCAGACGCAGTGGCCGGTCGGGGTGGTGCTCTTGACCGTACGTGGCGATCAGGGCACTTGCCTCGATCGGATCGCCCAGCGTGGTACCCGTGCCATGGGCCTCGACCAGGTCCACGTCCCCCGCGCTCAGTCCCGCCTCGGTGAGTGCGGCGCGCACCACCTGCTGCTGGGCAGGTCCGCTGGGGGCGGTGATGCCGTTACTGGCACCGTCCTGGTTGATCGCGGTGCCCTTGACGAGAGCAAGCACCTGGTGGCCGTTGCGACGCGCGTCGGAAAGCCGTTCGAGGACGAAGACGCCGACGCCTTCGGAGAAGCCGGTGCCGTCGGCGGCCTCCGCGAACGGCTTGCAGATTCCGTCGGGGGCCAGGCCGCGCTGTCGGCTGAAGGCGGTGAAGGTGCCGGGGCCGCCCATGACGGCCACGCCTCCTGCCAGCGCGAGATCCGACTCCCCGTCCCTCAGCGACCGCGCGGCCAGGTGCAGGGCGACGAGGGAGGAGGAGCATGCGGTGTCGACGGTGAGGGTCGGGCCCTCGAGATCGAGTGTGTAGGCGACCCGGCCGGAGATGACGCTGGGCGCGTTGCCGGTCAGCAGATAGCCGTCGAGTCCGTCGGGAGCCTCGTGCAGCCGGATGCCGTACTCCTGCGCCTCGGCGCCGATGAACACGCCGGTGCGGCTGCCCCGCAGGCTGTCGGGGACGACACCGGCGCGCTCCAGCGCTTCCCATGCCGTCTCCAGAACGAGGCGCTGCTGGGGGTCCATGGCGAGCGCCTCGCGGGGCGAGATACCGAAGAAGTCGGCGTCGAAGTCGCCGGCGTCGGCGAGGAATCCGCCGTGCCGTACGTAGGTGCTGCCAGGGGTCTGCGGGTCCGGGTCGTAGAGGGCATCGAGGTCCCAGCCCCGGTCCGTGGGGAAGGGATCGACGATGTGCCGCCCGTCGGCGATCAGCTGCCACAACTGCTGGGGGGAACGCACGCCGCCGGGATAGCGGCAGCCGATGCCGACGATGGCGATCGGCTCGTCGGAGTCGGTGCGGCGCACGGGGGAGGGAGTGCCACGGTCGGACGGCGACTCCGGACCGAGCAGTTCGCTGCGCAGGTGCTCGGCGAGTTCGGCGGGGGTGGCGTGGTCGAAGCCGACGGTGGGCGGCAGGGCGAGCCCGGTCTCGGCGCTCAGGTGCTGTTGCAGCGCCACCAGTGCGAGTGAGTCCAGACCCTGCTCCCGGAAGGCACGGTCCGCGACGAACGGCGCGGCCTCCTTCTCCTGGTCCGTCTGTCCGGCGGCATCCCTGAGCACCCGCCCGGCACTGGAACACACCAGGTCGAGCAGGCGGCGTACCTGCTCGCTCGGCGGCAGCGACTCAAGTCGGGCACTCCCGAGGTGGGAACCAAGGCTTTCATGCCCGCTCATCGGCATACTCCACACTCTGTTCTGGTGACGTCACAGAAAACTGGGCTCGGTGAATGACCGGTGACAGGACCGGACTTGCGACTCTAGGTCGGGCACAAAGGCTCCACAAAGACTCCCCGACCCCTATTCCGCCCCTACCCTGGCCCTTCATTCAGGGCCGGCTCCGCGGACCATGGCTGGGCGGGGTCGTCGTAGACGGAGCGCAGGTGGTAGAGGTCCCTGAGCAGGTCGGCCGAGCTGGTCCCGCGGGTCCTGGTCGGCTCGGCGATGCCCTGTAGCGGCAGATTTCCCAGTTCGCTCCAGCGCAGCCGGCCGTCGGGGTCGATACGGCTGCGCGCCCGGCCGGCATTGTCGGGGTGGACGCAATAGGGGACGTCGAGGTAGCCGCGGCGAAACGCCGCCAACAGAGCCGCGCCGAGGTCGTCGTGCAGGTCGAGCACCCTCTCGACCAGTGCCCGGGCCTCCGCGTAGGTCTGTGACTCGGCACGTTCACAGCCGGGCGAGACTTCCGGGGACACCGTCCGGGCCACGGCGCCCGCGTACTCGAGCGCCTGCACGTTCTCCGCGACGGTCGGAATGCGGTGGGCTTCGACGACCGTCTTGACGATCAGGCGCGGCGCACCGGTGGTGACGGCGAGCGCGGCGGCCTGTCCGAGCAGGCGCCGGGCGCCTTGGGGTGTCTGCGGATAGACCCCCATATAGGCGTAGACGACGATATGCCAGTTCGACGTGGGCAGCAGTTCGGCGCACAGGCGGCGCAGCGCCAGTACGGCCTCGTGGTCCTGCGCGGGATCGGTCTGCTGTGCATAGCTCAGGGACAGGGAGCGGATGCCGTGCTGGGCGAAGAAGAGCGCTTCGAGCAGGCTGATCGCGACGAGCTGCGAGGGGGGACACAGCTGGCCCATCATGCAGCCGCCGAAGGTTTCCAAGTGCGGCTCGACGCCTGCCTCGCGCAGCCAGGAGTACATCTCGCAGCACTGGCGCCAGTTGCCCACGGAATCGGCCAGGGGTGTGCGACCGTACGGCAGGCAGTACGACACCGGGCCGCCCTCGGTGGCGTTCAACCCCAGCCGGGTCAGGGCGCGAAAGATGTCCATGGGCACGGCGGAACCATGGCGCACCTGGACCGGGAAGCCGGCGTCACGGACGCCGTCGAGCAGTGCGGCCGTGGTGGCGGGGGGATGGTTGACCAGGGGGTAGCCATTGAGGTCCGTACCGTCCCGCAGGGCCTTCTCCGCCGCGGCCAGGTTTCCCACCCTCGTGTAGCTGTCGAGGGTGAGGGTGCCGACCGTGGTGGCAGCGGCGTGCTTGGTCGCGAGCAACCCACGCCGCATACTGACCGGATCGCCGAAACCCATACGCGGCTGGACGACAAGGCGGTCGCGGACTCCCCTGTGACGTACGAACGCCCCGAAGTCCACCGGGACCGGGAACCCGGCACCTGTGTCGGGCAACGGAAGGTCGTCCGTCATGCGCCGATCCTGAGCGGGCTCGGATCGGGCAGTCCGGCCCGTGGCATGGAGGCCAGGAAACCGCGGAAGGCGGCGATGGGGTCCTGACCGTCCTCGAAGACCGCGTCGAATCCGGCTCGGATGAGCTCCCGCACCCGGTTGTCGCCCTCGGAGCCGTTGGTGCCGAGCTTGCCTCCGATCACGACGGGGACCCGCGTGAGTTCCTCGCAGGCACGCAGCAACTGGATGGCGCGGAGCCCGTCCTGATAGCCGTGACCGTTCACGCTGCTGATCACCACCATCTCGGGGGCGAGGGCGGCGCACTCGGCGACCAGCAGCTCATCGGGCACACAGGGACCGAGATTGACCACGTCGTACCCGCATTCCTCGATGAGAAGCTGTAGGTAGACGAGA contains:
- a CDS encoding methylaspartate mutase, with protein sequence MTDDLPLPDTGAGFPVPVDFGAFVRHRGVRDRLVVQPRMGFGDPVSMRRGLLATKHAAATTVGTLTLDSYTRVGNLAAAEKALRDGTDLNGYPLVNHPPATTAALLDGVRDAGFPVQVRHGSAVPMDIFRALTRLGLNATEGGPVSYCLPYGRTPLADSVGNWRQCCEMYSWLREAGVEPHLETFGGCMMGQLCPPSQLVAISLLEALFFAQHGIRSLSLSYAQQTDPAQDHEAVLALRRLCAELLPTSNWHIVVYAYMGVYPQTPQGARRLLGQAAALAVTTGAPRLIVKTVVEAHRIPTVAENVQALEYAGAVARTVSPEVSPGCERAESQTYAEARALVERVLDLHDDLGAALLAAFRRGYLDVPYCVHPDNAGRARSRIDPDGRLRWSELGNLPLQGIAEPTRTRGTSSADLLRDLYHLRSVYDDPAQPWSAEPALNEGPG
- a CDS encoding cobalamin B12-binding domain-containing protein, which codes for MNAEAVPVRGTPPERSRGTVIVSSLASDAHTWNLVYLQLLIEECGYDVVNLGPCVPDELLVAECAALAPEMVVISSVNGHGYQDGLRAIQLLRACEELTRVPVVIGGKLGTNGSEGDNRVRELIRAGFDAVFEDGQDPIAAFRGFLASMPRAGLPDPSPLRIGA